A DNA window from Phyllostomus discolor isolate MPI-MPIP mPhyDis1 chromosome X, mPhyDis1.pri.v3, whole genome shotgun sequence contains the following coding sequences:
- the SUV39H1 gene encoding histone-lysine N-methyltransferase SUV39H1 isoform X3, whose amino-acid sequence MAENLKGCSVCCKSSWNQLQDLCRLAKLSCPALGISKRNLYDFEVEYLCDYKKIREQEYYLVKWRGYPESESTWEPRQNLKCIRILKQFHKDLEQELLRRHHRSKPPRHLDPSLASYLVQKAKQRRALQLWEQELNAKRNHLGRITVENEVDLDGPPRAFVYINEYRVGEGITLNQVAVGCECQDCLWAPAGGCCPGASLHKFAYNDQGQVRLRAGQPIYECNSRCRCGYDCPNRVVQKGIRYNLCIFRTDDGRGWGVRTLEKIRKNSFVMEYVGEIITSEEAERRGQIYDRQGATYLFDLDYVEDVYTVDAAYYGNISHFVNHSCDPNLQVYNVFIDNLDERLPRIAFFATRTIWAGEELTFDYNMQVPQPSSLLTLFSFPLSKLPDTLWPPASPLLDNLATSETLKRVSLAGEFRYPLDPVDMESTRMDSNFGLAVLPGSPKKRVRIECKCGTESCRKYLF is encoded by the exons ATGGCGGAAAATTTAAAAG GCTGCAGTGTGTGTTGCAAATCTTCTTGGAATCAACTACAGGACCTGTGCCGCTTGGCCAAGCTCTCATGCCCTGCCCTCGGTATCTCCAAGAGGAATCTCTATGACTTTGAAGTGGAGTACCTGTGTGATTACAAGAAGATACGT GAACAGGAGTATTACCTAGTAAAATGGCGTGGATACCCAGAGTCAGAGAGCACCTGGGAGCCACGGCAGAATCTCAAGTGTATACGCATTCTCAAGCAGTTCCACAAGGACTTAGAACAAGAGTTGCTCCGGCGGCACCATCGGTCAAAGCCACCCCGTCATCTGGACCCAAGCTTGGCCAGCTACCTGGTGCAGAAGGCCAAGCAGAGACGGGCACTCCAACTCTGGGAACAGGAGCTCAATGCCAAGCGCAACCATCTGGGACGCATCACTGTGGAGAATGAGGTGGATCTGGATGGTCCCCCTCGGGCCTTTGTATACATCAATGAGTACCGTGTTGGTGAGGGCATCACCCTTAACCAAGTGGCTGTGGGCTGCGAGTGTCAGGACTGCCTATGGGCACCCGCTGgaggctgctgccctggggcATCACTGCACAAGTTTGCCTACAATGACCAGGGCCAGGTACGGCTGCGAGCTGGGCAGCCCATCTATGAGTGCAACTCCCGTTGCCGCTGTGGCTATGACTGCCCCAACCGTGTGGTACAGAAGGGCATCCGCTATAACCTCTGTATCTTCCGCACGGATGATGGACGAGGCTGGGGTGTCCGCACACTGGAGAAGATCCGCAAGAACAGCTTCGTCATGGAGTACGTGGGAGAG ATCATTACCTCAGAGGAGGCGGAGCGGCGGGGCCAGATTTACGACCGCCAGGGTGCCACATACCTCTTCGACCTGGACTACGTGGAGGATGTGTACACCGTGGATGCCGCCTATTATGGCAATATCTCCCACTTTGTCAACCACAGT TGCGATCCCAATCTCCAGGTGTACAACGTCTTCATAGACAACCTTGATGAGCGGCTACCCCGCATTGCTTTCTTTGCCACAAGAACCATCTGGGCAGGCGAGGAGCTCACTTTTGATTACAACATGCAAG tcccccagccctcctcactccTAACCCTTTTTAGCTTTCCTCTTTCCAAGCTGCCAGATA ccctatgGCCTCCAGCCAGTCCCCTACTTGACAATCTGGCCACCTCTGAGACACTCAAGAGGGTTTCTTTGGCAGGAGAGTTCAGATACCCCT TGGACCCCGTGGACATGGAGAGCACCCGCATGGACTCCAACTTTGGCCTGGCCGTGCTCCCTGGCTCCCCCAAGAAGCGGGTCCGTATTGAATGCAAGTGTGGGACTGAATCCTGCCGCAAATACCTCTTCTAG
- the SUV39H1 gene encoding histone-lysine N-methyltransferase SUV39H1 isoform X2 — MAENLKGCSVCCKSSWNQLQDLCRLAKLSCPALGISKRNLYDFEVEYLCDYKKIREQEYYLVKWRGYPESESTWEPRQNLKCIRILKQFHKDLEQELLRRHHRSKPPRHLDPSLASYLVQKAKQRRALQLWEQELNAKRNHLGRITVENEVDLDGPPRAFVYINEYRVGEGITLNQVAVGCECQDCLWAPAGGCCPGASLHKFAYNDQGQVRLRAGQPIYECNSRCRCGYDCPNRVVQKGIRYNLCIFRTDDGRGWGVRTLEKIRKNSFVMEYVGEIITSEEAERRGQIYDRQGATYLFDLDYVEDVYTVDAAYYGNISHFVNHSCDPNLQVYNVFIDNLDERLPRIAFFATRTIWAGEELTFDYNMQVDPVDMESTRMDSNFGLAVLPGSPKKRVRIECKCGTESCRKYLF; from the exons ATGGCGGAAAATTTAAAAG GCTGCAGTGTGTGTTGCAAATCTTCTTGGAATCAACTACAGGACCTGTGCCGCTTGGCCAAGCTCTCATGCCCTGCCCTCGGTATCTCCAAGAGGAATCTCTATGACTTTGAAGTGGAGTACCTGTGTGATTACAAGAAGATACGT GAACAGGAGTATTACCTAGTAAAATGGCGTGGATACCCAGAGTCAGAGAGCACCTGGGAGCCACGGCAGAATCTCAAGTGTATACGCATTCTCAAGCAGTTCCACAAGGACTTAGAACAAGAGTTGCTCCGGCGGCACCATCGGTCAAAGCCACCCCGTCATCTGGACCCAAGCTTGGCCAGCTACCTGGTGCAGAAGGCCAAGCAGAGACGGGCACTCCAACTCTGGGAACAGGAGCTCAATGCCAAGCGCAACCATCTGGGACGCATCACTGTGGAGAATGAGGTGGATCTGGATGGTCCCCCTCGGGCCTTTGTATACATCAATGAGTACCGTGTTGGTGAGGGCATCACCCTTAACCAAGTGGCTGTGGGCTGCGAGTGTCAGGACTGCCTATGGGCACCCGCTGgaggctgctgccctggggcATCACTGCACAAGTTTGCCTACAATGACCAGGGCCAGGTACGGCTGCGAGCTGGGCAGCCCATCTATGAGTGCAACTCCCGTTGCCGCTGTGGCTATGACTGCCCCAACCGTGTGGTACAGAAGGGCATCCGCTATAACCTCTGTATCTTCCGCACGGATGATGGACGAGGCTGGGGTGTCCGCACACTGGAGAAGATCCGCAAGAACAGCTTCGTCATGGAGTACGTGGGAGAG ATCATTACCTCAGAGGAGGCGGAGCGGCGGGGCCAGATTTACGACCGCCAGGGTGCCACATACCTCTTCGACCTGGACTACGTGGAGGATGTGTACACCGTGGATGCCGCCTATTATGGCAATATCTCCCACTTTGTCAACCACAGT TGCGATCCCAATCTCCAGGTGTACAACGTCTTCATAGACAACCTTGATGAGCGGCTACCCCGCATTGCTTTCTTTGCCACAAGAACCATCTGGGCAGGCGAGGAGCTCACTTTTGATTACAACATGCAAG TGGACCCCGTGGACATGGAGAGCACCCGCATGGACTCCAACTTTGGCCTGGCCGTGCTCCCTGGCTCCCCCAAGAAGCGGGTCCGTATTGAATGCAAGTGTGGGACTGAATCCTGCCGCAAATACCTCTTCTAG
- the SUV39H1 gene encoding histone-lysine N-methyltransferase SUV39H1 isoform X1, whose amino-acid sequence MRGESAVGRTPLGRGAGVSRMGEVISPSVQGKGGCSVCCKSSWNQLQDLCRLAKLSCPALGISKRNLYDFEVEYLCDYKKIREQEYYLVKWRGYPESESTWEPRQNLKCIRILKQFHKDLEQELLRRHHRSKPPRHLDPSLASYLVQKAKQRRALQLWEQELNAKRNHLGRITVENEVDLDGPPRAFVYINEYRVGEGITLNQVAVGCECQDCLWAPAGGCCPGASLHKFAYNDQGQVRLRAGQPIYECNSRCRCGYDCPNRVVQKGIRYNLCIFRTDDGRGWGVRTLEKIRKNSFVMEYVGEIITSEEAERRGQIYDRQGATYLFDLDYVEDVYTVDAAYYGNISHFVNHSCDPNLQVYNVFIDNLDERLPRIAFFATRTIWAGEELTFDYNMQVDPVDMESTRMDSNFGLAVLPGSPKKRVRIECKCGTESCRKYLF is encoded by the exons ATGAGGGGAGAGTCTGCAGTAGGGAGGACTCCCTTAGGAAGAGGGGCAGGGGTTTCCCGAATGGGAGAGGTGATTTCCCCAAGTGTGCAGGGAAAAGGAG GCTGCAGTGTGTGTTGCAAATCTTCTTGGAATCAACTACAGGACCTGTGCCGCTTGGCCAAGCTCTCATGCCCTGCCCTCGGTATCTCCAAGAGGAATCTCTATGACTTTGAAGTGGAGTACCTGTGTGATTACAAGAAGATACGT GAACAGGAGTATTACCTAGTAAAATGGCGTGGATACCCAGAGTCAGAGAGCACCTGGGAGCCACGGCAGAATCTCAAGTGTATACGCATTCTCAAGCAGTTCCACAAGGACTTAGAACAAGAGTTGCTCCGGCGGCACCATCGGTCAAAGCCACCCCGTCATCTGGACCCAAGCTTGGCCAGCTACCTGGTGCAGAAGGCCAAGCAGAGACGGGCACTCCAACTCTGGGAACAGGAGCTCAATGCCAAGCGCAACCATCTGGGACGCATCACTGTGGAGAATGAGGTGGATCTGGATGGTCCCCCTCGGGCCTTTGTATACATCAATGAGTACCGTGTTGGTGAGGGCATCACCCTTAACCAAGTGGCTGTGGGCTGCGAGTGTCAGGACTGCCTATGGGCACCCGCTGgaggctgctgccctggggcATCACTGCACAAGTTTGCCTACAATGACCAGGGCCAGGTACGGCTGCGAGCTGGGCAGCCCATCTATGAGTGCAACTCCCGTTGCCGCTGTGGCTATGACTGCCCCAACCGTGTGGTACAGAAGGGCATCCGCTATAACCTCTGTATCTTCCGCACGGATGATGGACGAGGCTGGGGTGTCCGCACACTGGAGAAGATCCGCAAGAACAGCTTCGTCATGGAGTACGTGGGAGAG ATCATTACCTCAGAGGAGGCGGAGCGGCGGGGCCAGATTTACGACCGCCAGGGTGCCACATACCTCTTCGACCTGGACTACGTGGAGGATGTGTACACCGTGGATGCCGCCTATTATGGCAATATCTCCCACTTTGTCAACCACAGT TGCGATCCCAATCTCCAGGTGTACAACGTCTTCATAGACAACCTTGATGAGCGGCTACCCCGCATTGCTTTCTTTGCCACAAGAACCATCTGGGCAGGCGAGGAGCTCACTTTTGATTACAACATGCAAG TGGACCCCGTGGACATGGAGAGCACCCGCATGGACTCCAACTTTGGCCTGGCCGTGCTCCCTGGCTCCCCCAAGAAGCGGGTCCGTATTGAATGCAAGTGTGGGACTGAATCCTGCCGCAAATACCTCTTCTAG